Proteins from one Buchnera aphidicola (Diuraphis noxia) genomic window:
- the minE gene encoding cell division topological specificity factor MinE, which translates to MALLDFFLSRHKNTANIAKERLQIIVAERRKSNNEPDYFPQLKREILSVICKYVNIEPNMVTVQLEQKNQDISILELNIILPD; encoded by the coding sequence ATGGCTTTATTAGACTTTTTTTTATCCCGACATAAAAATACTGCTAATATTGCAAAAGAACGATTACAAATAATCGTTGCTGAACGAAGAAAAAGCAATAATGAACCAGATTATTTTCCACAACTAAAACGTGAAATATTATCTGTAATTTGTAAATATGTCAATATTGAACCTAACATGGTTACTGTTCAATTAGAACAAAAAAATCAAGATATTTCAATATTAGAATTAAATATTATTTTACCTGATTAA
- the minD gene encoding septum site-determining protein MinD: MTRIIVITSGKGGVGKTTSSAAIATGLARRNKKTVVIDFDIGLRNLDLIMGCERRVVYDFINVIQGDATLNQSLIKDKKTKNLFILPASQTRDKEALTYIGVEKVLKELIKMKFDFIICDSPAGIETGAILAIYFADEAIITTNPEVSSVRDSDRILGMISSKSKRAEQNQTPIKEYLLLTRYNPNRVKKGEMLSMTDVVEILQIPIIGVIPEDSSVLRASNQGESIILDINSNAGHAYSDTVSRLLGEKHDFRFIEEEKKSFFQRLFGR, encoded by the coding sequence ATGACACGGATTATTGTAATAACTTCAGGGAAAGGAGGTGTAGGTAAAACCACTTCAAGTGCAGCAATTGCAACTGGTTTAGCAAGAAGGAATAAAAAAACTGTTGTCATAGATTTTGACATAGGACTCAGAAATTTAGATTTAATAATGGGATGTGAACGTAGAGTAGTGTATGACTTTATCAATGTTATTCAAGGAGATGCAACATTAAATCAATCTTTAATTAAAGATAAAAAAACAAAAAATTTGTTTATTTTACCAGCTTCACAAACACGAGATAAAGAAGCTTTAACGTATATAGGAGTGGAAAAAGTTTTAAAAGAACTAATAAAAATGAAATTTGATTTTATTATTTGTGATTCACCAGCAGGCATTGAGACTGGGGCTATATTAGCTATATATTTTGCAGATGAAGCTATTATTACAACAAATCCAGAAGTTTCTTCAGTACGAGATTCTGATCGAATATTAGGTATGATTTCATCTAAGTCCAAAAGAGCAGAACAGAATCAAACCCCTATAAAAGAATATCTTTTACTAACACGTTATAATCCTAATCGTGTTAAAAAAGGAGAAATGTTAAGTATGACAGATGTAGTAGAAATTCTTCAAATACCTATTATTGGAGTAATTCCAGAAGATTCATCTGTTTTACGTGCATCTAATCAAGGAGAGTCTATTATATTAGATATTAATTCAAATGCAGGACATGCTTACAGTGATACTGTTAGTCGATTACTAGGTGAAAAACATGATTTTCGTTTTATTGAAGAAGAAAAAAAAAGTTTTTTTCAACGTTTATTCGGGAGATAG
- the minC gene encoding septum site-determining protein MinC, translated as MQKHSIEIKGSNFTFLVLYLKNNNIDLINKSLYKKTQECPNFFKNAPVIVNISKICNIDDWEKIRKIIISHNFFIIGVNGCQNDILKKNIIDSGLPVLSENKHNTNHNNNIDTIYSSHINFLKTNKKNIVNKIEKTHIIDIPVRSGQKIYAKYADLIVINNVSAGAELVADGNIHVYGLVRGRVLAGANGDTTRKIFCTGLFAELVSISGEYWLSDQIPSEFIGKSAQIYLKNKFLTINPLG; from the coding sequence ATGCAAAAACATTCCATTGAAATTAAAGGCAGTAACTTTACATTTTTAGTACTATATTTAAAGAATAATAATATTGATTTAATCAATAAATCATTATATAAAAAAACACAAGAATGTCCGAATTTTTTTAAAAATGCACCTGTCATTGTGAATATTTCAAAAATATGTAACATAGATGATTGGGAAAAAATTCGAAAAATTATTATTTCCCATAATTTTTTTATCATAGGGGTAAATGGTTGTCAAAATGATATTTTAAAAAAAAATATTATTGATTCAGGTTTACCTGTTTTGTCAGAAAATAAACATAACACAAATCACAATAATAACATAGATACTATCTATAGTTCTCATATAAATTTTTTAAAAACAAACAAAAAAAATATAGTTAATAAAATAGAAAAAACTCATATTATAGATATACCTGTACGTTCGGGTCAAAAAATTTATGCTAAATATGCAGATTTAATAGTTATTAACAATGTTAGTGCTGGCGCTGAATTAGTAGCTGATGGAAATATTCATGTTTATGGTTTAGTGCGCGGTAGAGTTCTTGCAGGTGCTAATGGAGATACAACGAGAAAAATATTTTGTACAGGATTGTTTGCAGAATTAGTTTCTATATCTGGTGAATATTGGTTATCAGATCAAATACCATCAGAATTCATTGGAAAATCAGCTCAAATTTACTTAAAAAATAAATTTTTAACTATAAATCCTCTCGGTTAA
- the rsmC gene encoding 16S rRNA (guanine(1207)-N(2))-methyltransferase RsmC, whose amino-acid sequence MLFSKNSQLILRNSVMFETKKVFFTGNIKDNLPAYLLTYKTKINFQKYTDYINFQKQKNVKNIYIYNNFLVSKKIIQDCNTVVYYWPKSKDEAKFQVMNIISCCTINTLIFIVGNNSCGVKSASLILKDWIDFKIIDKARHSILIMGFLKKTVKFKIEDFFKIHTWKGFYIKSLPGVFGYKKIDEGSQLLASTFSKNIKGKVLDIGSGTGFLSVCLLYFSPNIDLTLTDNSIVALKCSKETLDINQLKAKIIISDVYSNILEKFDLIVSNPPFHKDLKVNFNVAKKIILHAKNFLNKQGELRFVTNNNNSCEILLRQNFKKYSLIEKNNKYKVYQAFLK is encoded by the coding sequence TTGTTATTTTCTAAAAACAGTCAACTAATATTACGTAATAGTGTAATGTTTGAAACAAAAAAAGTTTTTTTTACAGGAAATATAAAAGATAATTTACCTGCATATTTATTAACTTATAAAACAAAAATAAATTTTCAAAAATATACTGATTATATTAATTTTCAAAAACAAAAAAATGTTAAAAATATTTATATTTACAATAATTTTTTAGTTTCAAAAAAAATAATTCAAGACTGTAATACAGTCGTTTATTATTGGCCTAAAAGCAAAGATGAAGCAAAATTTCAAGTGATGAATATCATTTCTTGTTGTACTATTAACACTTTAATATTTATTGTCGGCAATAATTCTTGCGGAGTAAAAAGTGCATCATTAATCTTAAAAGATTGGATTGATTTTAAAATAATAGATAAAGCCAGACATTCTATATTAATTATGGGATTTTTAAAAAAAACAGTAAAATTTAAAATAGAAGACTTTTTTAAAATACATACGTGGAAGGGTTTTTATATAAAATCTTTACCAGGCGTTTTTGGTTATAAAAAAATTGATGAAGGAAGTCAATTATTAGCTTCAACGTTTTCAAAAAATATCAAAGGAAAAGTTTTAGATATAGGTAGTGGAACAGGTTTTTTATCAGTTTGTTTGTTATATTTTTCACCAAATATAGATTTAACTTTAACAGATAATAGTATTGTAGCATTAAAATGTAGTAAAGAGACACTTGATATTAATCAATTAAAAGCCAAGATAATAATCAGTGATGTATATTCAAATATATTAGAAAAGTTTGATTTAATTGTTTCTAATCCACCTTTTCATAAAGATTTAAAAGTTAATTTTAATGTAGCAAAAAAAATAATATTACATGCAAAAAATTTTTTAAATAAACAAGGAGAATTAAGGTTTGTCACAAACAATAATAATTCCTGCGAGATTTTATTAAGACAAAATTTTAAAAAATATTCTTTAATAGAGAAAAATAATAAATATAAAGTATATCAAGCTTTTTTAAAATGA
- a CDS encoding OmpA family protein, with translation MKKRALAIMFLLASLVTSVHSEEQNGWYLGTKMGWSYFNPLKYTYDFNVSDNIENNFLLKENLSAPIFGVFLGYDFNPYFGLEIENNTNGFFPHKIFEKNTKYMQTNSLQLGTKLSYPVTDNFHFYTKLGGMIFWDDIFAKDNLKNVFTKESSLFPSVSLGAEYIFNKKFITRLDYTWKNKVKNIIDLSVKPTLGDAIFSFGWKFGESHVNDLYETYDDDLLTQQNVLNENINFPFNSTDLRPVAYDKLNKLDYDLKKMKLKNISITLSGHSDRIGNKEYNQRLSEDRAYSIKNYLTSRGFSRDQIVVQGMGQLYPLTNQVCKDIKNRSLLISCLAPDRRVEIEVSSDTRFLSDTQSK, from the coding sequence ATGAAAAAACGAGCTCTTGCTATCATGTTTTTATTAGCAAGTTTAGTTACGTCTGTTCACTCTGAAGAACAAAATGGATGGTATTTAGGTACAAAAATGGGATGGTCATATTTTAATCCTTTAAAATATACTTATGATTTTAATGTATCTGATAATATTGAAAATAATTTTCTTCTAAAAGAAAATTTAAGTGCTCCAATTTTTGGTGTTTTCTTAGGGTATGATTTTAATCCATACTTTGGTTTAGAAATAGAAAATAATACTAATGGTTTTTTTCCGCATAAAATTTTTGAAAAAAACACAAAATATATGCAGACTAATAGTCTTCAGTTAGGAACCAAATTATCATATCCAGTGACAGATAATTTTCATTTTTATACCAAATTAGGTGGTATGATTTTTTGGGATGATATCTTTGCTAAAGATAATTTAAAAAATGTTTTTACTAAAGAAAGTTCATTGTTTCCTAGTGTTTCTTTAGGAGCAGAATATATTTTTAATAAAAAATTTATCACTAGATTAGATTATACGTGGAAAAACAAAGTTAAAAATATAATAGATTTATCTGTTAAACCTACTTTAGGAGATGCTATTTTTTCATTTGGATGGAAGTTTGGAGAATCTCATGTAAATGATTTATATGAAACTTATGATGATGATCTGTTAACACAACAAAATGTATTAAATGAAAATATTAATTTTCCCTTTAATAGCACAGATTTAAGACCAGTTGCCTATGATAAACTTAATAAATTAGACTATGACCTTAAAAAAATGAAATTAAAAAATATTTCTATTACTCTTTCAGGGCATTCAGATAGAATAGGCAATAAGGAATATAATCAAAGATTATCCGAAGATCGTGCTTACAGTATTAAAAATTATTTAACTTCTCGTGGTTTTTCTAGAGATCAAATAGTTGTTCAAGGTATGGGACAATTATATCCATTAACTAATCAAGTATGCAAAGATATTAAAAATCGATCTTTATTGATTAGTTGTTTAGCTCCTGATCGTCGTGTAGAAATCGAAGTTTCATCAGATACACGATTTTTATCAGATACTCAATCAAAGTAA